From the genome of Vicia villosa cultivar HV-30 ecotype Madison, WI linkage group LG2, Vvil1.0, whole genome shotgun sequence, one region includes:
- the LOC131647499 gene encoding abscisic stress-ripening protein 1-like isoform X2, with translation MAEEKKLGELVGTAAAGANALEAKKDHEHTQKDKIEEEIGAAEAAVGSGGVTFNEHHEKKETIDKDEEARRKMLRNPFR, from the exons ATGGCTGAGGAGAAGAAACTTGGTGAGCTTGTTGGTACTGCAGCTGCTGGTGCTAATGCCTTG GAGGCAAAGAAAGACCATGAACATACTCAGAAGGACAAGATAGAAGAAGAAATTGGGGCGGCGGAAGCTGCGGTGGGATCTGGTGGTGTTACATTCAATGAACACCATGAGAAAAAAGAGACGATTGACAAAGACGAGGAAGCTCGTAGAAAGATGCTCCGCAATCCATTTCGATGA
- the LOC131647499 gene encoding abscisic stress-ripening protein 1-like isoform X1: protein MAEEKKLGELVGTAAAGANALQEAKKDHEHTQKDKIEEEIGAAEAAVGSGGVTFNEHHEKKETIDKDEEARRKMLRNPFR, encoded by the exons ATGGCTGAGGAGAAGAAACTTGGTGAGCTTGTTGGTACTGCAGCTGCTGGTGCTAATGCCTTG CAGGAGGCAAAGAAAGACCATGAACATACTCAGAAGGACAAGATAGAAGAAGAAATTGGGGCGGCGGAAGCTGCGGTGGGATCTGGTGGTGTTACATTCAATGAACACCATGAGAAAAAAGAGACGATTGACAAAGACGAGGAAGCTCGTAGAAAGATGCTCCGCAATCCATTTCGATGA
- the LOC131653051 gene encoding protein SET DOMAIN GROUP 41 isoform X2, which translates to MEMEMEMEMRCKDQDIEIATDITPPLTPLSFSLHNTNLHTHCSSCFSLITTPIPNSIPPLYCSPHCTAAHSSIHLSSAEHHLPPSTTSSLLRTALRLLLISHHHTPPSPRLNRLLTNRHLLTCHNDEISETIRINALAMATAIAKQRSGGGLIESSDEGTVLEEATLALCAVLTNAVEVHDNEGCALGIAVFEPAFSWINHSCSPNACYRFSFESSSLLSQESELRIAPFTHDSQQPKMDCRIFGRSGKNVCGPRLIVRSIKRIKMGEEVTVAYTDLLQPKALRQSELWSKYRFICCCKRCSSLPFTYVDHSLQEISVSCRDSSGLRSDYKLFRDMADRRLTDNIEDVISEYLSVGDSASCCEKLEKILIQGLDEELETNEGKSHSKLTLHPLHHLSLNSYTTLTSAYKVRASDLLSDDSETDLNQTEAFDMSRTSAAYSLFLAGATHHLFNSESSLIASVANFWIGAGESLLTLTTSSGWSRVVNFNTKFECSKCSLMNRFRASMLNGQIRSEDFEIVSNEFIHCVSDITHKVWSFLAHGCDFLKSCKDPINFSWLMSTENSEDVAAHDIENDNESGNSVGVCDDQAYNNQRVAYIFQLGGHCLTYGGLLACICYGPHSHLVSHVQNILAHENDSLFSQSFGDMYDSL; encoded by the exons atggaaatggaaatggaaatggagaTGAGATGCAAAGACCAAGACATAGAGATAGCCACAGACATAACACCACCACTCACCccactctctttctctctccacaATACCAATCTCCACACTCACTGCTCCTCATGTTTCTCTCTCATCACAACTCCTATTCCCAATTCCATTCCTCCACTCTACTGCTCTCCTCACTGCACCGCCGCCCATTCCTCCATCCACCTCTCCTCCGCCGAACACCACCTACCTCCCTCCACCACCTCCTCCCTCCTCCGCACCGCCCTCCGCCTCCTCCTCATCTCCCACCACCACACTCCTCCGTCCCCTCGCCTCAACCGTTTACTAACTAACCGTCATTTGCTGACGTGTCACAACGACGAAATCTCCGAAACTATTCGTATCAACGCCCTTGCAATGGCCACCGCAATAGCGAAGCAAAGAAGCGGCGGCGGATTGATAGAATCATCCGACGAGGGCACCGTTTTGGAGGAAGCTACTCTTGCTCTCTGTGCGGTGCTAACGAACGCGGTGGAGGTGCACGATAACGAAGGTTGCGCGTTAGGGATTGCGGTTTTCGAACCTGCTTTCTCTTGGATTAATCATAGTTGTTCACCCAATGCATGCTACCGCTTCTCTTTCGAatcttcttctttgctttctcAGGAATCAGAACTTCGCATAGCTCCATTCACTCATGATTCTCAGCAACCAAAA ATGGATTGTAGGATTTTTGGTAGAAGTG GGAAGAATGTTTGTGGTCCAAGATTGATTGTGAGAAGTATCAAGAGAATTAAAATGGGGGAAGAGGTTACTGTAGCATATACTGACCTCTTGCAGCCAAAG GCATTGCGACAATCagaactatggtcaaagtatcgGTTTATTTGTTGCTGCAAACGATGTAGTTCTTTGCCCTTCACATATGTGGATCATTCATTGCAA GAAATATCCGTCTCATGCCGAGATTCATCTGGTCTGCGTTCCGATTACAAGCTCTTCAGAGACATGGCTGATAGAAGATTGACTGATAACATTGAAGATGTTATATCAGAGTACCTTTCAGTCGGTGATTCTGCGTCTTGTTGTGAGAAGCTTGAGAAGATTCTTATTCAAGGTCTGGACGAGGAGCTAGaaacaaatgaaggaaaatcACATTCTAAACTCACACTGCACCCCCTTCATCACCTCTCTCTAAATTCCTATACAACACTAACTTCTGCATATAAAGTCCGCGCTAGTGATTTATTATCCGACGATTCCGAAACAGATCTTAATCAAACAGAAGCTTTTGATATGAGCAGAACTAGTGCTGCATATTCTTTGTTCCTGGCAGGTGCAACTCACCATCTCTTCAACTCTGAATCATCACTTATTGCATCTGTTGCTAATTTTTGGATAGGAGCTGGTGAATCTTTGTTAACTCTTACCACAAGTTCAGGATGGAGTAGGGTTGTTAATTTCAACACAAAATTCGAATGCTCTAAGTGTTCATTAATGAATAGATTTAGAGCCTCTATGTTAAATGGTCAAATCAGAAGTGAAGATTTCGAGATTGTATCAAATGAGTTTATTCATTGTGTCTCAGACATTACTCATAAAGTTTGGAGTTTCCTTGCCCATGGTTGTGATTTCTTGAAGTCGTGTAAAGACCCTATTAATTTCAGCTGGCTAATGTCTACCGAAAATTCAGAGGATGTTGCGGCTCATGATATCGAAAATGACAATGAATCTGGGAATAGCGTCGGTGTTTGTGACGATCAAGCTTACAATAATCAGAGAGTCGCATATATTTTTCAGCTTGGTGGACACTGCTTAACATATGGAGGATTATTGGCTTGTATATGTTATGGTCCTCATTCCCATTTGGTTTCTCATGTACAGAATATTCTAGCTCATGAAAAcgattcattattttcacaaagtTTTGGAGATATGTATGACAGCTTATGA
- the LOC131653051 gene encoding protein SET DOMAIN GROUP 41 isoform X1 gives MEMEMEMEMRCKDQDIEIATDITPPLTPLSFSLHNTNLHTHCSSCFSLITTPIPNSIPPLYCSPHCTAAHSSIHLSSAEHHLPPSTTSSLLRTALRLLLISHHHTPPSPRLNRLLTNRHLLTCHNDEISETIRINALAMATAIAKQRSGGGLIESSDEGTVLEEATLALCAVLTNAVEVHDNEGCALGIAVFEPAFSWINHSCSPNACYRFSFESSSLLSQESELRIAPFTHDSQQPKMDCRIFGRSEGKNVCGPRLIVRSIKRIKMGEEVTVAYTDLLQPKALRQSELWSKYRFICCCKRCSSLPFTYVDHSLQEISVSCRDSSGLRSDYKLFRDMADRRLTDNIEDVISEYLSVGDSASCCEKLEKILIQGLDEELETNEGKSHSKLTLHPLHHLSLNSYTTLTSAYKVRASDLLSDDSETDLNQTEAFDMSRTSAAYSLFLAGATHHLFNSESSLIASVANFWIGAGESLLTLTTSSGWSRVVNFNTKFECSKCSLMNRFRASMLNGQIRSEDFEIVSNEFIHCVSDITHKVWSFLAHGCDFLKSCKDPINFSWLMSTENSEDVAAHDIENDNESGNSVGVCDDQAYNNQRVAYIFQLGGHCLTYGGLLACICYGPHSHLVSHVQNILAHENDSLFSQSFGDMYDSL, from the exons atggaaatggaaatggaaatggagaTGAGATGCAAAGACCAAGACATAGAGATAGCCACAGACATAACACCACCACTCACCccactctctttctctctccacaATACCAATCTCCACACTCACTGCTCCTCATGTTTCTCTCTCATCACAACTCCTATTCCCAATTCCATTCCTCCACTCTACTGCTCTCCTCACTGCACCGCCGCCCATTCCTCCATCCACCTCTCCTCCGCCGAACACCACCTACCTCCCTCCACCACCTCCTCCCTCCTCCGCACCGCCCTCCGCCTCCTCCTCATCTCCCACCACCACACTCCTCCGTCCCCTCGCCTCAACCGTTTACTAACTAACCGTCATTTGCTGACGTGTCACAACGACGAAATCTCCGAAACTATTCGTATCAACGCCCTTGCAATGGCCACCGCAATAGCGAAGCAAAGAAGCGGCGGCGGATTGATAGAATCATCCGACGAGGGCACCGTTTTGGAGGAAGCTACTCTTGCTCTCTGTGCGGTGCTAACGAACGCGGTGGAGGTGCACGATAACGAAGGTTGCGCGTTAGGGATTGCGGTTTTCGAACCTGCTTTCTCTTGGATTAATCATAGTTGTTCACCCAATGCATGCTACCGCTTCTCTTTCGAatcttcttctttgctttctcAGGAATCAGAACTTCGCATAGCTCCATTCACTCATGATTCTCAGCAACCAAAA ATGGATTGTAGGATTTTTGGTAGAAGTG AAGGGAAGAATGTTTGTGGTCCAAGATTGATTGTGAGAAGTATCAAGAGAATTAAAATGGGGGAAGAGGTTACTGTAGCATATACTGACCTCTTGCAGCCAAAG GCATTGCGACAATCagaactatggtcaaagtatcgGTTTATTTGTTGCTGCAAACGATGTAGTTCTTTGCCCTTCACATATGTGGATCATTCATTGCAA GAAATATCCGTCTCATGCCGAGATTCATCTGGTCTGCGTTCCGATTACAAGCTCTTCAGAGACATGGCTGATAGAAGATTGACTGATAACATTGAAGATGTTATATCAGAGTACCTTTCAGTCGGTGATTCTGCGTCTTGTTGTGAGAAGCTTGAGAAGATTCTTATTCAAGGTCTGGACGAGGAGCTAGaaacaaatgaaggaaaatcACATTCTAAACTCACACTGCACCCCCTTCATCACCTCTCTCTAAATTCCTATACAACACTAACTTCTGCATATAAAGTCCGCGCTAGTGATTTATTATCCGACGATTCCGAAACAGATCTTAATCAAACAGAAGCTTTTGATATGAGCAGAACTAGTGCTGCATATTCTTTGTTCCTGGCAGGTGCAACTCACCATCTCTTCAACTCTGAATCATCACTTATTGCATCTGTTGCTAATTTTTGGATAGGAGCTGGTGAATCTTTGTTAACTCTTACCACAAGTTCAGGATGGAGTAGGGTTGTTAATTTCAACACAAAATTCGAATGCTCTAAGTGTTCATTAATGAATAGATTTAGAGCCTCTATGTTAAATGGTCAAATCAGAAGTGAAGATTTCGAGATTGTATCAAATGAGTTTATTCATTGTGTCTCAGACATTACTCATAAAGTTTGGAGTTTCCTTGCCCATGGTTGTGATTTCTTGAAGTCGTGTAAAGACCCTATTAATTTCAGCTGGCTAATGTCTACCGAAAATTCAGAGGATGTTGCGGCTCATGATATCGAAAATGACAATGAATCTGGGAATAGCGTCGGTGTTTGTGACGATCAAGCTTACAATAATCAGAGAGTCGCATATATTTTTCAGCTTGGTGGACACTGCTTAACATATGGAGGATTATTGGCTTGTATATGTTATGGTCCTCATTCCCATTTGGTTTCTCATGTACAGAATATTCTAGCTCATGAAAAcgattcattattttcacaaagtTTTGGAGATATGTATGACAGCTTATGA